A genomic region of Candidatus Omnitrophota bacterium contains the following coding sequences:
- a CDS encoding chemotaxis protein CheB, which translates to MVKRIKITKSFPIVGIGASAGGLEAFQELLKNLSAKPQMAFVFIMHLAPEHKSMLTELLARLTKIPVKEIKNGMFIEINHLYVIPPNANISISGGKLMLSRRADRDFKHMPIDYFFRSLAEDKGNKSIGVILSGTATDGTLGSEAIKSAEGIVLAQDEKSAKYFDMPRSAINAKCVDFISSPKKIAAELERMARHPYLSHTWPVKTEESLIIKDEGLDSVFNLLHLVKGLDFTYYKAPTISRRVSRRMILVRIEKLKEYIKFLRKHKDEVEKLYEDLLINVSSFFRDPKAFHTLEKLVIPAIIKNKTKDQSIRVWVPGCSTGEEAYSIAMCFIEAMGDRINRFPIRIFATDVNESGINKARCGIYGKSIENNVTPQRLKKFFIKTGNFYKVSKQLREVCIFSKQNVFSDPPFSNLDLISCRNLLIYFQPFLQKKVFYNFHYGLRPGGFLFLGNSESAGGYANLFKILDRKQRIFVKKYLLASPEPELDRSYHPSDKLGIKLKPDIKKSKKIDIENIVEQVVLREYVPCGALIDNDMEVISFRGHTGRYLESAAGKPSLNIFKLAREGLFFPLHSAIQEAKKTKHTVKREAQEVRLGSRKARVNITVVPVKLEALKEKLFLVLFDEIGRPIGGKSLVKVNKDLSLKSKSIKSDRYINGLQKELAETKEYLQTIIEEQESANEEVKTANEEILSSNEELQSTNEELETAKEELQSSNEELITSNEELQRRNKEVSLLNNDLVNLLNSINMPVIMMGVDFVVRRITPQSEKALNITPADIGRPISSIKLNFDIPEFKKILVEVIESLHPKEFEIADKRGNWYSVYIKPYRTLDDKIDGVVVIFVNITERKKAEQIIEEARIYAENIIESMVEPLIVLGDDLKLISANKSFYQVFKINAKEAQGQPIYHLDNRQWDIPALRHLLENILPNKGSIENFEVKHNFKTIGSRTMFLNVRRLSNIHRIIITIDDITERRRLENELAQANEREYRTLIENLPQKVFLKDKNSVYVSCNGNYARDLRIKPEEIVGKTDFDFFPTYLAEKYRADDKKVMESGKTENIEEEFVFINDFLGDSQKSVVNTVKVPVQDKTGNIVGIFGLYWDITERKRAEEKLHTSQQMFESIVNGITDGVLLLAVDLKVIWSNNASLEHFGLTREEVQGQHCYNIIHRQQRRCQSSANYECPIRDVLKKGNSKTVIHAHINKNGEPSFIEVTVFPIKNKDGEVVQLLHFQRDITERKRNEDELRRIEDLKTFTEMRLHFTSMVSHELRSPLGVIKEGINLVLEGLVGDVNSEQKDLLGTAKRNVDRLSRLINNVLDFQKIEMGRVKFDISQNDIKEVVLETINAMGVLVKEKNLDLIIEADDNIPRIGFDRDRIVQVVTNLLNNAIASTDKGKIVVSIKQETNVVHVMVQDTGLGIKDEDMKKLFWLLNN; encoded by the coding sequence ATGGTAAAGAGAATAAAAATAACTAAATCTTTTCCTATTGTCGGTATTGGAGCTTCTGCTGGAGGGCTGGAAGCATTTCAGGAATTGCTCAAAAATCTTTCAGCTAAACCGCAGATGGCATTTGTATTTATAATGCATTTAGCACCGGAACATAAAAGCATGCTGACAGAATTATTGGCCAGATTAACAAAAATACCGGTAAAAGAAATAAAAAATGGCATGTTCATTGAAATAAACCATCTTTATGTGATACCTCCAAATGCCAATATTTCTATATCAGGTGGAAAACTGATGCTTAGTAGAAGAGCGGATAGAGATTTTAAGCATATGCCTATAGATTATTTTTTCCGTTCGTTGGCTGAAGACAAAGGGAATAAGAGTATTGGAGTTATTCTGTCAGGAACAGCAACAGACGGTACGTTGGGATCTGAAGCTATAAAGTCCGCAGAAGGTATTGTTCTTGCTCAGGATGAAAAATCTGCAAAGTACTTCGATATGCCCAGAAGCGCCATTAATGCCAAGTGTGTGGATTTTATTTCTTCGCCTAAGAAAATTGCCGCTGAACTGGAGCGCATGGCAAGGCATCCTTATCTGTCGCATACCTGGCCTGTAAAAACAGAAGAATCACTTATAATAAAAGACGAAGGTTTGGATAGTGTTTTTAATCTATTACACTTAGTCAAAGGTTTGGATTTTACTTATTATAAAGCTCCTACCATTAGCAGGCGTGTATCGCGGCGGATGATTTTAGTAAGAATAGAAAAACTTAAAGAATATATAAAATTTTTGCGTAAGCATAAAGATGAAGTAGAAAAGCTTTATGAAGACTTATTGATAAATGTTAGCAGTTTTTTCCGAGATCCGAAAGCTTTCCATACATTGGAAAAATTGGTGATACCTGCAATTATTAAAAATAAGACAAAAGATCAGAGTATCAGGGTATGGGTTCCAGGATGTTCCACAGGTGAAGAAGCTTATTCTATTGCTATGTGCTTTATTGAGGCGATGGGTGATAGAATTAACAGGTTTCCCATACGGATTTTTGCTACTGATGTGAACGAAAGCGGTATTAATAAGGCTAGATGTGGCATTTACGGAAAGAGCATAGAAAATAATGTTACGCCCCAACGGTTAAAAAAGTTTTTTATAAAAACAGGTAATTTTTATAAAGTTTCAAAACAGTTAAGAGAGGTGTGCATTTTTTCCAAGCAGAATGTGTTTAGTGACCCGCCTTTTTCCAATTTAGACTTGATAAGTTGCCGTAACCTGCTTATATATTTTCAACCGTTTTTACAGAAAAAGGTGTTTTATAATTTTCATTACGGCTTAAGGCCGGGCGGGTTTCTCTTTTTGGGAAATTCAGAATCCGCAGGCGGTTATGCGAATCTCTTTAAAATATTGGACAGGAAACAGAGAATTTTTGTAAAAAAATACCTGTTAGCAAGCCCTGAGCCTGAATTAGATCGTAGTTATCATCCGTCAGATAAATTAGGAATTAAATTAAAACCAGATATTAAGAAGAGTAAGAAAATTGATATTGAAAATATTGTAGAGCAAGTTGTGCTTAGGGAATACGTCCCTTGCGGAGCGTTGATAGATAATGATATGGAAGTTATATCATTTCGTGGGCACACCGGACGTTATCTTGAGTCAGCTGCAGGCAAACCAAGTCTTAATATATTCAAATTGGCACGGGAGGGGTTATTTTTTCCTCTGCACTCGGCGATACAGGAAGCTAAGAAAACAAAACATACAGTTAAAAGAGAGGCGCAGGAAGTCAGGTTGGGAAGCCGTAAGGCAAGGGTTAATATTACTGTTGTTCCGGTGAAATTGGAAGCCTTGAAAGAAAAGTTATTTTTGGTGCTCTTTGATGAGATTGGTAGGCCAATTGGAGGAAAGAGTTTGGTAAAAGTGAACAAGGATTTATCTTTAAAGTCAAAATCCATTAAAAGCGATAGATATATCAACGGCCTCCAAAAAGAACTTGCTGAAACAAAAGAATATCTCCAGACAATCATCGAGGAGCAAGAGAGCGCCAATGAAGAAGTCAAAACAGCCAATGAGGAGATATTATCAAGTAATGAAGAATTGCAGAGTACTAATGAAGAGTTAGAGACTGCCAAAGAAGAGCTGCAATCTTCTAATGAAGAATTAATTACTTCTAATGAGGAATTGCAAAGACGCAATAAGGAAGTTTCTCTTTTGAATAATGATTTAGTCAATTTACTCAATAGTATCAATATGCCGGTAATAATGATGGGGGTAGATTTTGTTGTGCGTAGGATAACCCCTCAATCGGAGAAGGCGCTTAATATAACTCCAGCTGATATCGGCAGGCCGATAAGCAGCATTAAACTTAATTTTGATATACCGGAGTTTAAAAAAATACTTGTTGAGGTAATAGAATCTCTGCATCCCAAGGAATTTGAAATAGCAGATAAAAGAGGGAACTGGTATTCAGTATATATCAAGCCATACCGCACTTTAGATGACAAGATTGACGGAGTGGTGGTGATCTTTGTGAATATTACCGAACGTAAAAAAGCAGAGCAAATTATTGAGGAAGCCCGTATATATGCCGAAAATATTATAGAATCAATGGTAGAGCCTTTGATAGTGCTGGGGGATGATTTAAAATTAATCTCAGCCAATAAGTCTTTCTATCAGGTTTTCAAAATTAACGCTAAAGAGGCTCAAGGCCAGCCTATTTATCATTTAGATAACCGGCAGTGGGATATCCCAGCCTTACGGCATCTCTTAGAAAATATTCTTCCTAATAAAGGTAGCATTGAAAATTTCGAAGTGAAACATAATTTTAAGACAATTGGATCCAGAACGATGTTTTTAAATGTCCGGCGACTAAGCAATATACATAGGATTATTATTACTATTGATGATATTACTGAGCGCAGGCGGCTTGAGAATGAATTAGCACAGGCAAATGAGAGAGAGTATAGAACGCTTATTGAAAACCTTCCACAAAAAGTATTTTTGAAAGACAAGAATTCAGTTTACGTATCTTGTAATGGTAATTATGCCCGTGACCTAAGGATTAAACCTGAGGAGATTGTCGGAAAAACAGATTTTGATTTTTTCCCTACATATTTGGCTGAAAAATACAGGGCTGACGATAAGAAAGTAATGGAGTCAGGAAAAACAGAAAATATTGAAGAGGAGTTTGTGTTTATAAACGATTTTCTTGGAGATTCTCAAAAGAGTGTTGTTAATACGGTTAAGGTGCCTGTGCAAGATAAAACTGGTAATATCGTGGGAATATTCGGTTTGTACTGGGATATTACTGAGCGTAAGCGCGCAGAGGAAAAGCTGCATACCTCCCAACAAATGTTTGAAAGTATTGTTAATGGGATTACAGATGGCGTGTTGCTTCTTGCTGTAGATCTTAAGGTTATTTGGTCCAATAATGCTAGTCTTGAGCATTTCGGTTTAACAAGGGAAGAAGTTCAAGGCCAGCATTGCTATAATATTATTCATAGGCAGCAAAGGCGCTGTCAATCCTCTGCTAATTATGAATGTCCTATTAGGGATGTTTTGAAGAAAGGTAATTCTAAAACCGTAATTCATGCGCACATCAATAAAAATGGAGAGCCGTCTTTTATTGAAGTTACCGTTTTTCCCATTAAAAATAAGGATGGAGAGGTTGTTCAATTGCTTCACTTTCAAAGGGATATTACTGAGCGTAAGCGCAATGAGGATGAATTAAGGCGTATTGAGGATTTAAAAACTTTTACAGAGATGAGGTTACATTTTACCTCTATGGTTTCTCATGAACTCAGAAGCCCGCTGGGAGTAATTAAAGAAGGTATAAATCTTGTTTTAGAAGGATTAGTAGGGGATGTTAATAGCGAGCAGAAGGATTTATTAGGTACTGCCAAAAGGAATGTTGATAGATTAAGCCGCTTGATCAATAATGTCCTGGATTTTCAGAAGATAGAAATGGGCAGAGTAAAGTTTGATATTTCCCAGAATGATATTAAAGAGGTTGTGTTGGAAACTATTAATGCCATGGGTGTTTTAGTAAAAGAGAAGAATTTGGATTTAATAATAGAGGCCGATGATAATATACCCAGAATAGGGTTTGATAGAGATAGGATTGTCCAGGTAGTTACTAATTTGTTAAATAACGCTATAGCATCTACTGACAAAGGTAAGATTGTTGTCAGTATAAAACAGGAAACTAATGTTGTACATGTGATGGTGCAGGATACCGGCTTAGGAATTAAGGATGAAGATATGAAGAAGCTTTTTTGGCTTTTGAACAATTAG
- a CDS encoding archease, which yields MKNYEVLEHTADIGIRVKASSLDNLFRSAGLAITDISIEKQKTLLPEKHKIVITQKADNIAKIEEHKVNGIEKKLCVHRKGATCAFGLHDPVIPQR from the coding sequence ATGAAGAACTACGAAGTATTAGAACATACTGCGGATATCGGAATCAGGGTTAAAGCTTCGTCTCTGGATAATTTATTCAGAAGCGCAGGGCTTGCTATAACTGATATTTCCATAGAGAAACAAAAAACTTTACTCCCAGAAAAACATAAAATCGTAATCACACAAAAGGCAGATAACATCGCCAAGATCGAAGAGCATAAGGTTAATGGTATTGAGAAAAAACTTTGTGTACATCGTAAAGGTGCCACTTGCGCTTTCGGGTTGCATGATCCGGTTATACCGCAAAGGTAA
- a CDS encoding DegV family protein, with the protein MKRYFYLFVILISIFVICGCQSNKTRVAEGAGIGGTVGAIAGGILGYQSGHPLQGAAIGGAVGAGTGAIVGAQINKPTTNTQNPTASTQITMQQIVDWTKQGISSDEIIAKIKAVNPKYSLTVDDIDYLKKQGVSQRVIETMQAYK; encoded by the coding sequence ATGAAAAGGTATTTTTATTTATTTGTTATTTTGATATCTATATTTGTTATTTGTGGCTGTCAGAGTAATAAAACTAGAGTAGCCGAGGGAGCCGGTATCGGAGGCACCGTTGGAGCAATCGCAGGAGGGATTCTTGGTTATCAGAGCGGTCATCCCTTGCAAGGTGCTGCCATAGGCGGCGCAGTAGGCGCAGGAACAGGGGCAATAGTCGGTGCGCAGATTAATAAACCGACTACAAACACTCAAAATCCTACAGCTTCTACGCAAATTACCATGCAGCAGATAGTTGACTGGACTAAGCAAGGCATATCAAGCGATGAAATTATAGCTAAAATCAAAGCCGTAAATCCTAAATATTCTTTAACCGTAGATGACATAGATTACCTAAAGAAACAAGGCGTCAGCCAGCGAGTTATCGAAACAATGCAGGCATATAAGTAA
- a CDS encoding DUF4340 domain-containing protein → MKFKKLLIIIGVFSFLLALVIIKSFCHKIQSVKASREEPSIALVNSNMNVSVSKIIIYNGSDEKNKVIISKNNEGQWVLESRFGLRARKEAVDNFLGNLNNTKGEVRAESKDVFNDFQIQDNESAHLILAGADGKPLTHLVISFKKPDGNQNFIREFNSEKILLTNRNILNSMGFFGKAAKCDENNFANYKIFNFDVNSVNKIEFTDSRKHSLVLTKTEATDKNPSAYWNSVPVNPKSLLDSAKVEKYLQSIAAFYSQDILDPALSVYGFEKPYAVLKLRLIKGGKTEEIRLEVGNYLKEKHCYYVKIMPQNQVFIVSDSLVNSLNHDKSYFSAKADKAKKK, encoded by the coding sequence ATGAAATTTAAAAAACTACTTATAATAATAGGCGTTTTTTCTTTTTTGCTGGCACTTGTGATTATAAAAAGTTTCTGCCACAAAATTCAATCTGTCAAGGCCAGCCGGGAAGAGCCGTCAATTGCTTTAGTGAATAGTAATATGAATGTTTCTGTTTCTAAGATAATAATTTATAATGGCAGCGACGAAAAGAATAAGGTTATTATCTCCAAGAATAATGAGGGGCAATGGGTTTTGGAGAGCCGGTTTGGCCTAAGAGCCAGGAAAGAAGCGGTGGATAATTTCTTAGGCAACCTGAATAATACAAAAGGAGAAGTGCGAGCTGAATCAAAGGATGTATTCAACGATTTTCAGATTCAGGATAATGAGTCAGCCCATTTAATTCTAGCGGGAGCCGATGGCAAGCCCCTGACGCATCTGGTTATAAGTTTTAAAAAGCCAGATGGGAACCAGAATTTTATACGGGAGTTTAACTCGGAGAAGATTTTGTTAACTAACCGGAATATTTTAAACAGCATGGGCTTTTTTGGTAAGGCAGCCAAATGTGACGAAAATAATTTTGCCAATTATAAAATATTTAATTTTGACGTAAATTCCGTAAATAAGATTGAATTTACGGATTCCAGAAAGCATTCCTTGGTTTTAACAAAAACGGAAGCAACTGACAAAAATCCTTCTGCTTATTGGAATTCTGTGCCGGTTAATCCAAAATCGCTTCTTGATTCGGCTAAGGTGGAGAAGTATTTGCAAAGTATAGCTGCCTTTTACTCTCAGGACATACTGGATCCTGCGCTTAGCGTCTATGGCTTTGAGAAACCCTACGCGGTGTTAAAGCTCAGGCTGATTAAAGGAGGTAAGACAGAAGAAATCAGGCTTGAAGTTGGTAACTACCTAAAAGAAAAGCATTGTTATTATGTTAAGATTATGCCCCAAAATCAGGTATTTATTGTTTCGGATTCCCTCGTTAATTCGCTTAATCACGACAAATCATATTTCTCTGCAAAAGCAGATAAAGCCAAAAAGAAGTAA